AGACACTaagactaaaaacaaaacaaagttgaATTCTCCTGCTTATATCCGGTCTAATTTCTCACTCAGGAACTCCTCCACACTGTCTGTGTTCCACTTGAGGATGCTGAGCTCTTCAGCGATGTTCCCGTTATCGTCCAAAAGCTTTAGAACAGGATCTGAGCCTCTCACGTACTGCCGTGTGGGATGGGGTgagtgggaaagagagaaaaagaggaggggtGTTAGGAAGGCAGGTCTGCCCGTAATACAAATGAAAAGtattcacagaaacatttgtGAGTCAACTGAGCGACATAATCTGATCTCTGTAACTGCTTTTCTCCCTCAGATGAGGCTTAATGTGTCTGATTATGAGACAATAGGAGTCATCGTGGCGCTACGTCGTCAACACAACGCATTAACCCTACCTTGATCTGAAGACCCTTGAACATCTTCGGCTTTTCACTCCTGACAAAAGCTGAGGCGATAAACGACAGGTGAGACAAATGTCAGCCAATGAATGAGATAATTAGTCTTTCTATTTTCGTACGCAGGTTTGTAATTAGTGACAACTGCAAATCCTCCTGAGAATGCATCCTTAACAACAGTGGAGACAGTTGAAAAGACAGCGGCTACAGCTGAAGTAAACAAACGGCAGCCATATGGCGCAGACGGGGCTCCAGACGTCTACCCCCATACCGGGGCGAGCTGCAGTATCTCCACTGACGTAACCCGACACTGAATTAACCAAATGTTACACTGAGCAGAGATGGGAGGTCTGCTCCCAAGACACAGCGGGCAAAAAACTTCAAAAGCTCGTTTGAAAAAGGGACCAGAGGCGTCTTAGACCACCTACTGCAAAAAGGGATCTCAAAAGGAtatatttcacacacactcccgcTGATTAATACACAGACCTGCACACAGCACAGGCTCAGTGTCAGGAAAGAGCTGTTACTGTAATTCAAAACAAGATAAGACATATTAGAGTATAATTACATCCCAACAGAGAACTCACCTTGGACTTGGGGGAACCTCCCCAGTTTTCATCCACACACCTCGAGGATGGCCCCCGCATACAGCTgtgtgcagaaaaacatgttaagtAGCCTGTGTGGAttcccaccccccacccccgcaCATAGAGACAGAATGGACTGGGGGCCCCGCTGGTGGTAGGATGACTGGCCTGGAGGAGTAATTTGATTCAGGCAGACTGATTCATAAACGTGTCCAGGCGACTCCTTGGGGGTCATTAAACTGTGAGCCTGTGCATATGGAGCAGAGCTGATGGATGGCGGTTTGTGCAGGGCTCACTTGTAATCAAACCTCCAGCACCAATATACAATAAGTTAAAGGACATTGGAGTGTCGCAGCAGTATTTCAAGGCCTGCTCGCTGTTTCAGGGAGGAGAGTGGTAAATGGCCTGGTTGGCTGGTTCACACGGCAAATTAAATTACGCATGCAAAGCTCAGATCTTATCCTCTTCCCCTGTCTTTCTGTAAACAATCcagcacagctgaaatgaaatttcTGTGCTTCTCATTTCACCACACAGATCAGAGACAAGTCACGACTCTCTCTGAGAACAAGGAGCGAGGAAAcaaatgattgaatgaatgactcattgaagcatttcaaaatgttgaaatgcttCTAATTAGCTAATAAGCCTGCTTATATCAGTGATTTCAAAACCAAAAGCAAGCAGGGAAAGTATTACTTTGTCAATAACTCCATCCGTGTAttctctttatctttctttcaGTACACAACTAACCCTGCAGGCAGAGGCTGAAACAACTGTAAAAGATTTAAGCAAATATGGTGATATTTATAAATGATGTAGTACTggcactaaaaaaaaagagctacACATGTAGAACTACAggttaataaaaacaagatCCAATGAAATATAATCAACAGGTTTTGTCCTTTCAGTTTAACTAAGATTTGTGATATTAAAGACCACAGTGAAGACTTTACATGC
The Chaetodon auriga isolate fChaAug3 chromosome 12, fChaAug3.hap1, whole genome shotgun sequence genome window above contains:
- the selenof gene encoding selenoprotein F, with protein sequence MSGEVYLLWLLSLLQTLSAYGAEVSSEVCRELGFSSNLLCSSCDLLGEFSLTKLQPDCRQCCQQEAQMEARKLYAGAILEVCGUKLGRFPQVQAFVRSEKPKMFKGLQIKYVRGSDPVLKLLDDNGNIAEELSILKWNTDSVEEFLSEKLDRI